Proteins encoded within one genomic window of Sphingomonas sp. NBWT7:
- a CDS encoding phosphoadenylyl-sulfate reductase, whose amino-acid sequence MAEAARRLDMIDVTPAFTQADAAAMEARFAGVETQEMLRILLSGDLAGRVAAVSSFGSESAVLLHMIARVDKDVPVIFTNTQKMFGETLEYRDQLAEQLGFTDLRVYRPDPRLLAAKDATGLRWSYDPDGCCDLRKVEPLRRALLPFDAWISGRKGFQSKTRAALPRFEIDEGRLKLNPLADWDKARIDAYFDTHELPRHPLEADGYPSIGCKPCTSKVLPGEDPRAGRWRGWDKVECGIHVPEKPGEEPAF is encoded by the coding sequence ATGGCTGAGGCCGCGCGGCGCCTCGACATGATCGACGTCACGCCCGCCTTCACCCAGGCAGATGCGGCGGCGATGGAGGCGCGCTTCGCGGGCGTGGAAACGCAGGAAATGCTGCGCATCCTGCTCAGCGGCGACCTTGCCGGGCGGGTGGCGGCGGTGTCCTCGTTCGGGTCCGAATCCGCGGTGCTGCTGCACATGATCGCGCGGGTCGACAAGGACGTGCCGGTCATCTTCACCAATACGCAGAAGATGTTCGGCGAAACGCTTGAATATCGTGACCAACTCGCCGAACAGCTCGGCTTTACCGACCTGCGCGTCTATCGGCCCGATCCGCGACTGCTGGCGGCGAAGGACGCGACCGGGCTGCGCTGGTCATATGATCCTGACGGCTGCTGCGATCTGCGCAAGGTAGAGCCGCTGCGCCGCGCGCTGCTGCCGTTCGACGCGTGGATATCCGGCCGCAAGGGGTTCCAGTCGAAGACCCGCGCCGCGCTGCCGCGGTTCGAGATCGACGAGGGACGGCTGAAACTCAATCCGCTCGCCGACTGGGACAAGGCGCGTATCGACGCCTATTTCGATACGCACGAACTACCGCGGCATCCGCTGGAGGCGGACGGCTATCCCTCGATCGGGTGTAAGCCGTGCACCTCGAAGGTGCTGCCGGGCGAGGATCCCCGCGCCGGGCGCTGGCGCGGTTGGGACAAGGTGGAATGTGGCATCCACGTGCCCGAGAAGCCGGGCGAAGAGCCCGCGTTCTGA
- a CDS encoding DUF934 domain-containing protein, producing the protein MADLAGNTDALLRFRDDEAHDEPAVTLDSFLEGQTNAGAVRIEAGDDARALLPHLGQLALIEVSFPTFRDGRGYSAARVLREAGYSGELRAAGDVLVDQLPFMRRCGFDSFAPEAPIDPDTLQRSLDRYDYHYQSAADAAVPVWKLRHG; encoded by the coding sequence ATGGCTGATCTGGCCGGCAACACCGATGCGCTGCTGCGTTTTCGCGACGACGAGGCGCACGACGAGCCGGCGGTTACGCTCGACTCGTTTCTCGAGGGACAGACCAACGCCGGCGCGGTGCGGATCGAAGCGGGCGACGACGCACGCGCGCTGCTGCCGCACCTCGGCCAGCTCGCGCTGATCGAAGTGAGCTTCCCCACCTTCCGTGACGGTCGGGGCTATTCCGCGGCGCGCGTACTGCGCGAGGCGGGCTATAGCGGTGAGCTCCGCGCAGCGGGCGACGTGCTGGTCGACCAGCTGCCGTTCATGCGCCGCTGCGGGTTCGACAGCTTTGCGCCGGAGGCGCCGATTGACCCGGACACGCTGCAGCGCAGCCTCGATCGCTACGATTACCATTACCAGTCCGCCGCCGACGCGGCGGTGCCGGTGTGGAAGCTGCGCCATGGCTGA
- a CDS encoding nitrite/sulfite reductase, whose amino-acid sequence MYKYDQYDQSIVDARVDEFRDQVKRRLAGQISEDQFKPLRLMNGLYLQLHAYMLRVAVPYGTLDSRQMRMLGHIARKYDRGYGHFTTRQNIQYNWIKLEDAPDILAELATVEMHAIQTSGNCIRNISSDQYAGAAADEVADPRPWAELLRQWSTSHPEFSYLPRKFKIAVIAAPEDRAAMRLHDIGIELVKRDGVLGGRVFVGGGMGRTPMIAPEIKDFVGADDLLSYLEACLRVYNRYGRRDNIYKARIKILIHELGADEYRRQVEAEFAHVKTLGIDPPLAEFDRISAFFAPPAFEASASDSVDRSDPDFAVWLDQNVKSHQAPGYAIVNISLKPVGGIPGDASADQIDVMADLAQRYSFDELRVTHAQNIVLPHVRKADLNAVWQALTEAGLAEANLDLISDIIACPGLDYCSLANARSIPVAQKIATRFKDLDRQRDLGELKLKISGCINACGHHHAGHIGILGVDRKGKENYQLLLGGSGAEDVSLGKITGPGFDEDGIVDAIERVTDKFVAVREPGERFLDTYRRVGFDAFKEAIYNG is encoded by the coding sequence ATGTATAAATACGATCAATATGACCAGTCGATCGTCGACGCGCGGGTCGACGAGTTCCGCGATCAGGTGAAGCGTCGCTTGGCGGGGCAGATCAGCGAGGATCAGTTCAAGCCGCTGCGGCTGATGAACGGCCTCTATCTGCAGCTCCACGCCTACATGCTGCGCGTCGCGGTGCCCTATGGCACGCTCGACAGCCGGCAGATGCGAATGCTGGGGCATATCGCGCGTAAATACGACCGTGGTTACGGCCACTTCACCACGCGCCAGAACATCCAGTACAATTGGATCAAGCTGGAGGACGCGCCTGACATTCTCGCCGAGCTAGCGACGGTCGAGATGCACGCGATCCAGACGAGCGGCAATTGCATCCGCAACATTAGTTCGGACCAGTATGCCGGCGCCGCCGCGGACGAGGTGGCCGATCCGCGCCCCTGGGCCGAGTTGCTGCGCCAGTGGAGCACCTCCCACCCCGAATTCAGCTACCTGCCGCGCAAGTTCAAGATCGCCGTCATCGCGGCGCCCGAGGATCGCGCGGCGATGCGACTGCACGATATCGGCATCGAGCTGGTGAAGCGCGACGGCGTTCTCGGCGGGCGCGTGTTCGTCGGTGGCGGCATGGGCCGCACGCCGATGATCGCGCCCGAGATCAAGGACTTCGTCGGTGCCGACGATCTGCTGAGCTATCTCGAGGCGTGCCTGCGCGTCTACAATCGCTACGGCCGGCGCGACAACATCTACAAGGCGCGCATCAAGATCCTGATCCATGAACTTGGCGCGGATGAATATCGTCGACAGGTCGAGGCGGAGTTCGCGCACGTCAAGACGCTGGGGATCGATCCCCCGCTCGCCGAATTCGATCGGATCAGCGCCTTCTTCGCGCCGCCCGCGTTCGAGGCAAGCGCGTCGGACTCGGTCGACCGCAGCGATCCCGATTTCGCGGTGTGGCTCGACCAGAACGTGAAATCGCACCAGGCGCCGGGCTATGCCATCGTCAACATTTCGCTGAAGCCCGTCGGCGGGATTCCCGGCGATGCGAGCGCCGACCAGATCGATGTGATGGCCGATCTCGCGCAGCGCTACTCGTTCGACGAGCTTCGCGTGACGCATGCGCAGAACATCGTCCTGCCGCATGTGCGCAAGGCGGACCTCAACGCCGTCTGGCAAGCGCTGACCGAGGCCGGGCTCGCCGAGGCGAACCTCGACCTCATCAGCGACATCATCGCCTGTCCCGGCCTCGATTACTGCAGCCTCGCCAACGCGCGCTCGATCCCGGTGGCACAGAAGATCGCGACGCGCTTCAAGGATCTCGATCGGCAGCGCGACCTGGGCGAGCTCAAGCTCAAGATATCGGGCTGCATCAACGCCTGCGGCCACCACCACGCCGGGCACATCGGCATCCTAGGCGTCGACCGTAAGGGCAAGGAGAATTACCAACTGCTGCTCGGCGGGTCGGGCGCGGAGGACGTGAGCCTCGGCAAGATCACCGGCCCTGGGTTCGACGAGGACGGCATCGTCGATGCGATCGAGCGCGTCACCGACAAGTTCGTCGCAGTCCGCGAGCCGGGCGAGCGCTTCCTCGATACCTATCGCCGCGTCGGCTTCGATGCGTTCAAGGAGGCGATCTACAATGGCTGA
- a CDS encoding DUF2849 domain-containing protein — MKLLTGNDLPTGDVTWWTGNGWSRHVEDAVDVADKGEAIAKAEEGARRVNGPYVIDATATAEGPRPAHIKDRIRALGPTVRPDLTLKPADADAGSWVI; from the coding sequence ATGAAACTGCTGACGGGCAACGATTTGCCGACTGGCGACGTGACGTGGTGGACCGGCAACGGCTGGTCGCGCCACGTCGAGGATGCCGTCGACGTCGCCGATAAGGGCGAGGCGATCGCCAAGGCCGAGGAAGGCGCGCGGCGCGTCAACGGTCCCTATGTGATCGATGCGACGGCGACCGCGGAAGGCCCGCGCCCGGCGCACATCAAGGATCGCATTCGTGCGCTCGGCCCGACCGTGCGCCCCGATCTGACGCTGAAGCCCGCCGATGCCGACGCAGGAAGCTGGGTGATCTGA
- the cobA gene encoding uroporphyrinogen-III C-methyltransferase produces the protein MISLLDPDARGRVILVGAGPGDPVLLTVRAVEALRVADVVVHDGLIDSRVLDIAPAGAHRISVAKRRARHTLPQEAINALIVAHVRAGSIVVRLKGGDPFIFGRGGEEVEAVRAAGLPVEVVPGVSAALGCAAEAMLPLTHRDHSSAVSFVAGQCKGLTEQDWAGLAGQGRTLVIYMGVATAEAIADKLMADGVAPDMPVAVLEKGTLPGHRALKTLLADLGPMVEREAVASPAIIVVGEVVELSDAEDKLVAWARAAEGLNA, from the coding sequence ATGATCAGCCTTCTCGATCCGGACGCGCGCGGGCGCGTCATCCTCGTTGGCGCCGGCCCCGGCGATCCCGTCCTGTTGACGGTGCGCGCGGTCGAGGCGCTGCGCGTCGCCGACGTTGTCGTTCATGACGGCCTGATCGATTCGCGCGTGCTCGATATTGCGCCGGCCGGCGCGCATCGCATTTCGGTCGCGAAGCGGCGCGCGCGCCACACGCTGCCGCAGGAGGCGATCAATGCGCTCATCGTCGCGCACGTCCGCGCAGGGAGTATCGTCGTGCGGCTGAAGGGCGGCGATCCGTTCATCTTCGGGCGCGGCGGCGAGGAGGTCGAGGCGGTTCGCGCTGCCGGCCTGCCGGTGGAAGTGGTGCCGGGCGTGTCGGCTGCGCTCGGTTGCGCGGCGGAGGCGATGCTGCCGCTGACGCACCGCGACCATTCGAGCGCGGTCAGCTTCGTCGCCGGCCAGTGCAAGGGGCTGACCGAGCAGGACTGGGCCGGTCTCGCCGGCCAGGGTCGGACGCTGGTGATCTACATGGGTGTCGCGACCGCCGAGGCGATCGCCGACAAGCTGATGGCCGACGGCGTCGCACCCGACATGCCTGTCGCCGTGCTCGAGAAGGGTACGCTGCCGGGGCATCGCGCGCTCAAGACGCTGCTTGCCGATCTTGGCCCGATGGTGGAACGCGAGGCGGTGGCGAGCCCGGCGATCATCGTCGTCGGCGAGGTCGTCGAACTGTCCGACGCCGAGGACAAGCTGGTCGCCTGGGCGCGCGCCGCGGAGGGATTGAACGCATGA
- the astD gene encoding succinylglutamate-semialdehyde dehydrogenase, translated as MPIACGQRTRGLPLSEIVSFEPATGAELWRGPIGDVDAEVAAARGGWATWAARPLTYRIETMRRFANVVRQRQDAFADIIARETGKPLWEARTEVDTVIGKVDISVSAYADRTAQRRLDAPMGSRMALRHKPHGVLAVLGPYNFPAHLPNGHIVPALIAGNAVVFKPSEKTPATGAFLVECYRAAGVPEESIRLVIGGPEEGRALAAHADIDGLLFTGSARTGIALNRAFAEKPEKILALEMGGNNPIVVWDTPEIYTAAVLVIQSAFTTAGQRCTAARRLIVDERLADPLLDQINRLLARLIIGAPHDDPSPFMGPVIDNDTADQLTESFLALLMRGGKVIRHLERPVADRPFLGPGLIDMTDVADRPDLELFGPILQVVRLSDFEAAIAEANNTRYGLSASLISQTPALYDRFWAGARAGIVNWNRPTNGASSAAPFGGIGWSGNHRPSAYYAADYCAYPVVSNEADAARASIGIGLRDG; from the coding sequence ATGCCCATCGCGTGCGGGCAGCGTACCAGAGGTTTGCCCTTGAGCGAGATCGTCTCCTTCGAACCCGCGACCGGCGCGGAACTGTGGCGCGGGCCGATCGGCGACGTCGACGCGGAAGTGGCGGCGGCGCGTGGCGGCTGGGCGACCTGGGCGGCGCGCCCGCTGACCTATCGTATCGAGACGATGCGGCGCTTTGCCAACGTGGTGCGCCAGCGGCAGGACGCCTTCGCCGACATCATCGCGCGCGAGACGGGCAAGCCGCTGTGGGAGGCACGCACCGAAGTCGACACCGTAATCGGCAAGGTCGATATCTCCGTCAGCGCCTATGCCGATCGGACCGCGCAGCGGCGGCTCGACGCGCCGATGGGATCGCGCATGGCGCTGCGCCACAAGCCGCACGGCGTGCTCGCTGTGCTGGGGCCGTACAATTTCCCGGCGCATCTGCCCAACGGCCATATCGTCCCGGCGCTGATCGCGGGCAACGCCGTGGTCTTCAAGCCATCGGAGAAGACGCCGGCGACGGGCGCCTTCCTTGTCGAATGCTACCGCGCGGCGGGCGTGCCGGAGGAGTCCATCCGTCTCGTCATCGGCGGTCCCGAAGAGGGCCGCGCGCTCGCCGCGCATGCCGACATCGACGGGCTGCTGTTCACCGGATCGGCGCGCACCGGAATCGCGCTCAACCGCGCCTTCGCTGAGAAGCCGGAGAAGATCCTCGCGCTGGAGATGGGCGGCAACAACCCGATCGTAGTATGGGACACGCCCGAAATCTACACCGCCGCCGTTCTCGTGATCCAATCGGCGTTCACCACTGCGGGCCAGCGCTGCACCGCGGCACGACGATTGATCGTCGACGAGCGGCTGGCGGACCCGCTGCTCGACCAGATCAATCGACTGCTCGCCCGCCTGATCATCGGCGCGCCGCACGACGACCCCTCGCCCTTCATGGGGCCGGTGATCGACAACGATACCGCCGACCAGCTGACGGAGAGCTTCCTCGCGCTGCTGATGCGCGGCGGCAAGGTGATCCGGCATCTCGAACGCCCTGTGGCAGACAGGCCATTCCTCGGCCCCGGCCTGATCGACATGACCGACGTGGCCGACCGCCCCGATCTCGAACTGTTCGGACCGATCCTGCAGGTTGTCCGGCTATCCGATTTCGAGGCGGCGATCGCGGAGGCGAACAACACGCGCTACGGCCTGTCCGCCTCGCTGATCAGCCAGACGCCGGCGCTTTACGATCGCTTTTGGGCCGGTGCGCGCGCAGGGATCGTCAATTGGAACCGGCCGACCAACGGCGCTTCGTCGGCCGCGCCGTTCGGTGGGATCGGCTGGTCGGGTAACCACCGGCCGAGCGCCTATTACGCCGCCGATTATTGCGCCTATCCGGTCGTCTCGAACGAAGCCGATGCCGCGCGCGCCTCGATTGGGATCGGGCTGCGCGACGGCTGA
- a CDS encoding alpha/beta fold hydrolase produces MAAWQDLFWWSGDGLRLHARDFPGDGASGNEALPVLCLPGLTRNARDYDTLARRLSGRRRVLAIDLRGRGESAYAKDPMSYVPLTYAQDIAALLADQGIDRFVAVGTSLGGIVTMLLAGMLPGRIAGALLNDVGPEIEAAGLHRIRGYVGKSSAWPTWMHAARATQEANADIYPDWGIEEWLAMAKRLYRLNSAGRIVLDYDLKIAEPFRVPGNEAGPDMWRALASLTPAPVLIVRGGRSDILSAATADRMVAALPDAELVTLPGIGHAPTLAEAGVQGAIDRLLERAGKEPPSR; encoded by the coding sequence ATGGCCGCGTGGCAGGATCTGTTTTGGTGGTCGGGTGATGGGCTGCGGCTGCATGCGCGCGACTTTCCAGGCGACGGAGCCAGCGGGAACGAGGCATTGCCGGTGCTCTGCCTGCCCGGGCTGACGCGCAACGCACGCGACTACGACACGCTTGCCCGCCGCCTATCGGGGCGCCGGCGCGTGCTCGCGATCGACCTGCGCGGGCGCGGTGAGAGCGCCTATGCCAAGGACCCGATGAGCTACGTTCCGCTCACCTACGCGCAGGATATCGCCGCGTTGCTCGCCGATCAGGGGATCGATCGCTTCGTCGCGGTCGGCACGTCGCTCGGCGGGATCGTGACGATGCTGCTCGCGGGCATGCTGCCGGGGCGCATCGCGGGCGCGCTGCTCAACGATGTCGGGCCCGAGATCGAAGCCGCCGGGCTGCACCGCATCCGCGGCTATGTCGGCAAGTCGAGCGCCTGGCCGACATGGATGCACGCTGCGCGCGCGACGCAGGAGGCGAATGCCGACATTTATCCCGATTGGGGGATCGAGGAGTGGCTGGCGATGGCGAAGCGGCTCTATCGGCTCAACAGCGCCGGCCGCATCGTGCTCGACTATGATCTCAAGATCGCCGAGCCGTTCCGCGTGCCGGGCAACGAGGCCGGGCCCGACATGTGGCGTGCGCTCGCCTCGCTCACGCCGGCACCGGTGCTGATCGTGCGCGGCGGGCGATCCGATATCCTGAGCGCGGCTACCGCCGACCGCATGGTCGCGGCGCTGCCCGATGCCGAGCTCGTCACGCTGCCCGGCATCGGCCACGCGCCGACGCTTGCCGAGGCCGGCGTGCAGGGCGCGATCGACCGGCTGTTGGAACGCGCCGGCAAGGAACCGCCAAGCCGCTGA
- a CDS encoding SDR family oxidoreductase: MTDLSDAHTGATPLAGRRILVTGGTTGIGRAIAVLLASEGAKVFICGRDQQHLADALARIREVGEGDGLSIDLAEADNVDRLFAAATNYLGGLDVAVVNAARHAEGLTEMSEADLRYTIGSNFTGYLLSAQAAAKAMGAYGEDAKGQGDIVLVGSMSAYVLGPGSTVYAGIKYGIQGFAIALRRELGKKGVRVSLVEPGLTGSDMVKDGENQVERINKEEMLRAEDIAIGVHYLLTQPRRAVVQQITISPRMQDLE; encoded by the coding sequence ATGACTGACCTTTCCGACGCGCATACCGGCGCCACGCCGCTCGCCGGCCGCCGCATCCTCGTGACCGGCGGGACGACCGGGATCGGCCGCGCGATCGCCGTGCTGCTCGCCAGCGAGGGCGCGAAGGTCTTCATTTGCGGCCGCGACCAACAACATCTTGCCGACGCGCTGGCCCGCATTCGCGAGGTGGGCGAGGGAGACGGCCTGTCGATCGACCTGGCAGAGGCGGACAATGTCGACCGGCTGTTCGCTGCGGCGACCAACTATCTCGGTGGCCTCGACGTCGCTGTCGTCAACGCCGCGCGCCACGCCGAGGGGCTCACTGAAATGAGCGAGGCCGATCTGCGCTACACGATCGGCAGCAACTTCACCGGCTATCTCCTGTCGGCGCAGGCCGCCGCCAAGGCGATGGGCGCCTATGGCGAGGATGCGAAGGGGCAGGGCGATATCGTCCTCGTCGGATCGATGAGCGCCTATGTCCTCGGGCCCGGTTCCACCGTCTATGCCGGGATCAAGTACGGCATCCAGGGCTTCGCGATCGCGCTGCGTCGCGAGCTCGGCAAGAAGGGCGTGCGTGTCTCGTTGGTCGAGCCGGGCCTCACCGGCAGCGACATGGTCAAAGATGGAGAGAACCAGGTCGAGCGGATCAACAAGGAAGAGATGCTGCGCGCCGAGGATATCGCGATCGGCGTCCACTATCTGCTGACGCAGCCGCGCCGCGCGGTCGTGCAGCAGATCACCATCTCGCCGCGCATGCAGGACCTGGAATGA
- a CDS encoding glycosidase, producing the protein MTFPLDHLIFAPDDVDLSRSPLAGQIDEETYVLGAFNPGMTRLPNGNLLLMVRIAEALRTPIRDGHVRAIRWEGGDAGGSYALDPWPLQLVDTADPRKFMMRGGGWKVMALTSLSWLLPVELDPEGRRVEAVHYDHAIAPRAGYQNYGVEDARISRVGDRYLMTTCSVSPERHSTTLYTSADARDWQLEGIVLDHQNKDMLIFEGMIGGKFWAQTRPLGDLYFAYPPGSEWRAGPSINLASSPDALHWKPSDHPGIRPHAATVSTARMGGGAQPVLTQVDGQEGWLTLWHGVEPSGVVGIYRTYWTLLDKDEPWRTLATNHTALLEPNPAVTEPLKHQLYLDNVVFTTGLVDGGDHWIVASGEADLACRITHIPKTAITARG; encoded by the coding sequence ATGACCTTTCCGCTCGACCACCTCATCTTTGCCCCCGACGACGTCGATCTCTCGCGCTCCCCGCTCGCCGGGCAGATCGACGAGGAGACCTACGTCCTCGGCGCATTCAATCCGGGGATGACGCGGCTGCCCAACGGCAACCTCCTGCTGATGGTGCGGATCGCCGAGGCGCTGCGTACCCCGATCCGCGACGGTCACGTCCGCGCGATCCGTTGGGAAGGCGGCGACGCGGGCGGCAGCTATGCGCTCGACCCCTGGCCGCTCCAGCTCGTCGACACTGCCGATCCGCGCAAGTTCATGATGCGCGGCGGCGGGTGGAAGGTGATGGCGCTCACCTCGCTGTCGTGGCTGCTGCCGGTCGAGCTCGATCCCGAGGGGCGCCGCGTCGAGGCGGTACACTACGACCATGCGATCGCGCCGCGTGCCGGCTATCAGAATTATGGCGTCGAGGACGCGCGGATCAGCCGCGTCGGCGACCGCTATCTGATGACGACCTGCTCGGTCAGTCCCGAGCGACATTCGACCACGCTTTATACCAGCGCCGACGCGCGCGACTGGCAGCTCGAGGGCATCGTCCTCGATCACCAGAACAAGGACATGCTGATCTTCGAGGGCATGATCGGCGGCAAGTTCTGGGCGCAGACGCGGCCGCTCGGCGATCTCTACTTCGCCTATCCCCCCGGCAGCGAGTGGCGCGCCGGCCCGTCGATCAACCTCGCCTCGTCGCCCGACGCCTTGCACTGGAAACCGAGCGATCACCCCGGCATCCGTCCGCACGCCGCAACGGTCTCGACGGCGCGGATGGGCGGCGGCGCGCAGCCGGTGTTGACGCAGGTCGACGGGCAGGAGGGGTGGCTGACGCTGTGGCACGGTGTCGAGCCATCGGGCGTCGTCGGCATCTACCGCACCTATTGGACGCTGCTCGACAAGGATGAGCCGTGGCGCACACTCGCCACCAATCACACGGCGCTGCTCGAGCCGAACCCGGCGGTGACCGAGCCGCTGAAACATCAGCTCTATCTCGACAACGTGGTTTTCACGACGGGGCTGGTCGACGGCGGCGATCACTGGATTGTCGCGAGCGGCGAGGCCGATCTCGCCTGTCGCATCACGCACATCCCCAAGACGGCGATCACCGCCCGCGGGTGA
- the glsA gene encoding glutaminase A has translation MQQIVDDIAAEIADKAAEIEAAGDAKEDRKKPGAFGIAVATVDDEIYSAGKATTPFPLQSIAKVFALELAMCAIGDKVFDRVGREPSGDPFNSIVDLERTHGIPRNPFINAGALAIVDILVEELGDDEQASAVVDFVRHHAGRDTVSLDPEVLASEHEGGDLNRAMMSFMRHHGNLHGSLDAVMEAYVNQCAITLDCRGLARTGLFLARTRRSRTDEAAEATAVRMRKLLGLMMTCGHYDGSGDFAVRVGLPAKSGVGGGIIAVAPERGAVAVWSPNLDQNGNSMLGVRALEMFGARTGWSVFGPPLD, from the coding sequence GTGCAGCAAATCGTCGACGACATCGCGGCGGAGATCGCGGACAAGGCCGCCGAGATCGAGGCAGCGGGCGATGCGAAGGAGGACCGCAAGAAGCCCGGTGCGTTCGGCATCGCCGTCGCCACCGTCGACGACGAAATCTATTCCGCCGGCAAAGCGACGACGCCCTTCCCGCTGCAGAGCATCGCCAAGGTCTTCGCGCTCGAACTGGCGATGTGCGCGATCGGCGACAAGGTGTTCGACCGCGTCGGACGCGAACCGTCGGGCGATCCGTTCAACTCGATCGTCGACCTCGAGCGCACGCACGGCATTCCGCGCAACCCGTTCATCAACGCCGGCGCGCTGGCGATCGTCGATATCCTGGTCGAAGAGCTCGGCGACGACGAGCAGGCGAGCGCGGTGGTCGATTTCGTGCGCCATCATGCCGGCCGCGACACAGTGTCGCTGGACCCAGAGGTGCTGGCGTCCGAGCATGAGGGCGGCGATCTGAACCGGGCGATGATGAGCTTCATGCGTCACCACGGCAACCTTCACGGCTCGCTCGACGCGGTGATGGAGGCGTACGTCAACCAGTGCGCGATCACGCTCGATTGCCGGGGGCTGGCACGCACCGGGCTGTTCCTCGCACGCACCCGCCGCTCGCGCACCGACGAGGCGGCGGAGGCGACCGCGGTGCGGATGCGCAAGTTGCTCGGACTGATGATGACGTGCGGCCATTACGACGGATCGGGTGATTTCGCGGTGCGCGTCGGATTGCCGGCGAAGAGCGGGGTCGGCGGCGGGATCATCGCGGTCGCACCGGAGAGAGGCGCTGTCGCGGTCTGGTCACCCAATCTCGACCAGAACGGCAATTCGATGCTCGGCGTCCGCGCGCTCGAAATGTTCGGCGCGCGGACCGGCTGGTCGGTGTTCGGGCCGCCGCTCGACTAA
- a CDS encoding glycosyltransferase family 4 protein → MPQPINILHLHSTFDLGGKEARAVRLMNAFGDGARHTIVSGMEGRYGARDRIERYVKYEIAQDPPPLQGRPSVYRYDAIARYMRRFDLVLTYNWGAIDGVMARRVFGRGVPPVVHHEDGFNEDEAGGLKRERNLYRRLALGAAHALVVPSATLERIALDTWKQPRAKVYRIVNGIATDLYARRPEPKAIPGFVRKPKEIVIGTVAGLRTVKDLPALVRAVGGLSGRFRLVIVGEGPDRINIERTALAMGIEDQVLLPGFLDRPYRFIGHFDLLALSSRSEQFPIAVIEAMAAGLPVVAPPVGDVPAMVALENAPFITDHPGEIRLRDAMQALIADPDLRAQVGAANRRKAQAEYDEQQMIARYAALYEAAMRRPGALT, encoded by the coding sequence ATGCCTCAGCCGATAAACATCCTGCACCTCCATTCCACCTTCGATCTCGGCGGCAAGGAGGCGCGCGCGGTACGGCTGATGAATGCGTTCGGCGATGGTGCGCGCCACACGATCGTCTCTGGCATGGAGGGCCGCTACGGCGCGCGCGACCGTATCGAGCGGTACGTCAAGTACGAGATCGCGCAGGATCCGCCCCCGCTGCAGGGCCGTCCTTCGGTCTATCGCTACGATGCGATCGCGCGCTACATGCGGCGCTTCGATCTGGTGCTAACGTACAATTGGGGTGCGATCGACGGCGTTATGGCGCGCCGCGTGTTCGGCCGCGGCGTGCCTCCGGTGGTGCACCACGAGGACGGCTTCAACGAGGACGAGGCCGGCGGGCTCAAGCGCGAGCGAAACCTCTATCGCCGCCTCGCGCTCGGCGCGGCGCACGCCCTCGTCGTGCCCTCGGCGACGCTCGAACGCATCGCGCTCGATACCTGGAAGCAGCCGCGCGCCAAGGTGTACCGCATCGTCAACGGCATCGCGACCGATCTCTACGCGCGTCGCCCAGAGCCGAAGGCGATCCCCGGCTTCGTGCGCAAGCCCAAGGAGATTGTGATCGGCACCGTCGCCGGGCTGCGCACCGTCAAGGATCTGCCAGCCCTCGTCCGCGCTGTCGGCGGCCTTTCCGGCCGCTTCCGCCTCGTCATCGTGGGGGAGGGCCCCGATCGCATCAACATCGAGCGTACCGCGCTGGCGATGGGAATCGAGGATCAAGTCCTGCTCCCCGGCTTCCTCGACCGGCCGTATCGCTTCATCGGGCATTTCGACCTGCTCGCGCTGTCGTCACGGTCGGAGCAATTCCCGATCGCGGTGATCGAGGCGATGGCGGCGGGGCTGCCGGTCGTCGCGCCGCCGGTCGGCGACGTGCCGGCGATGGTCGCGCTGGAAAATGCGCCGTTCATTACCGATCATCCGGGCGAGATCCGCTTGCGCGACGCGATGCAGGCGCTGATCGCCGACCCCGATCTGCGCGCACAGGTCGGCGCCGCCAACCGCCGCAAGGCGCAGGCCGAGTATGACGAACAGCAGATGATCGCCCGCTACGCCGCGCTCTACGAGGCCGCGATGCGCCGGCCGGGCGCGCTGACGTGA